A part of bacterium genomic DNA contains:
- a CDS encoding glycosyltransferase family 4 protein encodes MILENNDQALRVLFGAYWHTQAVLELANELANRHSLFYITTPKSLALVQINNESDFFCPRINVRIERDVKLKNPLYTIDRFVGFWKAVHQHKCNIIHIQETADPMMISMLLMQKKLPIVLTVHDPVPHTGEVDFMRYYRSRKPLMDALRARADMIIVHGENVKRDLIKAYPNLDPERISVVLHGAINVYNSLKKPEYKEKSGNLLFFGRINEYKGLGVLMEAWKRIREECPNAHLVVAGTGPDLDNYRTELQADDRIELDERFISPEEVARHYAEASIVVLPYNDATQSGVALIAIGFGKPVIVTNTGGLPEIVDDGVSGLVVPPKDPAAVAEAVIRLLKDDALRESMAQGAETLRHTRLGWDTLAKQTEQVYYKAIAHRNQINSSK; translated from the coding sequence GTGATTTTGGAAAATAACGACCAAGCTTTACGGGTTTTATTCGGTGCTTACTGGCATACACAAGCGGTTCTTGAATTAGCTAACGAGCTGGCAAATAGACATTCGCTCTTTTATATCACTACTCCAAAATCTCTTGCTTTGGTTCAAATCAATAATGAAAGTGATTTCTTTTGCCCTAGAATAAATGTTCGCATTGAGAGAGATGTAAAACTAAAAAATCCTCTCTATACAATCGATCGTTTTGTTGGGTTTTGGAAAGCTGTCCATCAACACAAGTGTAATATCATCCACATTCAAGAAACGGCAGATCCTATGATGATTTCAATGTTGTTGATGCAAAAAAAGCTGCCCATAGTTCTTACCGTTCATGACCCTGTGCCTCATACAGGCGAAGTGGATTTCATGCGTTATTACCGTAGTAGGAAACCCTTAATGGATGCCCTTAGAGCGAGGGCTGATATGATTATTGTTCATGGCGAAAACGTTAAGCGGGACTTAATAAAAGCTTATCCAAACCTCGATCCTGAGCGGATTTCTGTCGTTCTACATGGAGCTATTAATGTCTATAACAGCTTAAAAAAGCCTGAATACAAAGAGAAATCGGGCAATCTTTTGTTTTTTGGCCGAATTAACGAATATAAGGGGCTTGGGGTGTTGATGGAGGCGTGGAAGCGAATTAGAGAGGAATGCCCGAATGCTCATCTTGTGGTTGCAGGGACTGGGCCTGATCTTGATAACTATCGCACTGAGCTTCAGGCAGATGACAGAATTGAACTCGATGAGCGATTTATTTCGCCGGAAGAGGTAGCCCGACACTATGCAGAAGCGAGCATCGTTGTGTTGCCTTATAATGATGCTACTCAAAGCGGGGTCGCATTGATTGCAATTGGGTTTGGAAAGCCCGTTATCGTAACAAATACCGGCGGACTGCCTGAGATAGTTGATGACGGAGTCTCAGGGCTTGTTGTGCCGCCAAAAGATCCTGCAGCAGTGGCTGAGGCAGTGATTCGTTTATTAAAGGATGATGCGCTTCGAGAGAGTATGGCTCAGGGAGCTGAAACACTTAGGCACACCCGATTAGGTTGGGATACTTTGGCCAAGCAAACAGAACAAGTCTATTACAAAGCCATCGCTCATCGCAATCAAATTAATTCTTCAAAGTAG
- a CDS encoding ABC-2 family transporter protein, which translates to MSIAIRKWGALFSAYFQDGLAYRASGYIWLMTDAIPALIMPLVWLSAYNGRPAIAGYSPSQMVMYYLVMVTITNFITSHLMWEIAMEIKEGFFSVYLVRPISFFQHQFIRNLAWRTIRTGIFLPVGFVLLMIFKEYVQWGNFYLGWQVWVAILLGHTLSFTLVFAMSLLALWLQEAHSVYELYYIPSLFLSGQLVPLSILPTWALGISAILPFRYTLALPTELIVGRLSPEAGTQQILIQLIWITIAVIAGQFLWRKGLKHYTGVGQ; encoded by the coding sequence ATGTCTATAGCTATTCGTAAATGGGGAGCGCTTTTTAGCGCTTACTTTCAAGATGGGTTAGCCTATCGCGCTTCGGGATATATCTGGCTGATGACAGATGCTATCCCCGCATTAATTATGCCTCTCGTTTGGTTGAGCGCTTATAATGGTCGTCCCGCGATAGCCGGGTATTCTCCTTCACAAATGGTCATGTACTATCTGGTCATGGTCACCATCACAAACTTCATCACTTCCCACCTCATGTGGGAGATTGCGATGGAAATAAAAGAAGGCTTTTTTTCGGTCTATTTGGTGAGGCCTATTAGCTTTTTTCAGCATCAATTTATTCGCAATCTAGCCTGGCGAACGATTCGAACGGGGATATTCCTGCCGGTAGGTTTCGTTTTGCTGATGATTTTTAAAGAGTATGTTCAGTGGGGTAATTTTTACTTAGGCTGGCAAGTCTGGGTTGCTATCTTACTTGGGCACACACTCTCATTTACGCTCGTTTTTGCTATGTCTCTGCTTGCGTTATGGCTTCAGGAAGCGCATTCAGTTTACGAACTTTATTACATACCATCGCTCTTTTTGTCAGGTCAGCTGGTCCCATTATCAATTTTGCCTACATGGGCATTAGGGATATCAGCGATTCTGCCATTTCGCTACACCCTCGCCTTGCCGACTGAATTAATAGTAGGCCGCCTCAGCCCCGAGGCAGGCACTCAGCAAATATTAATTCAGCTCATATGGATAACTATCGCCGTTATAGCTGGACAATTCTTATGGCGAAAAGGGTTGAAGCATTATACAGGTGTAGGACAATGA
- a CDS encoding ABC-2 family transporter protein, translated as MRRLFKLYLVFIQNSLAREVEFRANFFAKLLQGTIWIVFFLMLVIVVFSKTNMVAGYNKNEMYVLMGTAYLLSAVFNMIFGFNLQEIPTSVRMGTLDYVLVKPVDSQFYVSMRKLSFDSLGTSLFALGLVAYGCAQVGIVPSLWQILSYIISVTCAIIIFYSFEFILMTTAIWLVRVENLWVLGETVSMVVRWPINIFDAKMQFVFFYIIPLAFIATVPAKALIGMGSNSLPYLALGIVWALGFFTASRLFWKFALKYYSSASS; from the coding sequence ATGAGAAGACTGTTCAAGCTTTACTTAGTATTTATTCAGAACAGCCTGGCGCGCGAGGTCGAGTTTCGTGCAAATTTCTTCGCAAAACTTCTACAAGGCACTATCTGGATCGTGTTCTTTCTCATGCTTGTTATCGTAGTCTTCTCCAAGACTAACATGGTGGCGGGTTACAATAAAAACGAGATGTATGTGCTGATGGGAACGGCCTACCTGCTCAGCGCTGTGTTCAACATGATCTTTGGGTTTAATTTACAGGAGATACCTACCTCTGTCAGGATGGGAACGCTGGACTATGTGCTGGTAAAGCCGGTGGATAGTCAGTTTTATGTCAGCATGCGAAAACTGAGTTTTGATTCACTAGGAACTTCCCTTTTCGCTCTTGGGTTAGTTGCCTATGGTTGTGCTCAAGTTGGTATTGTGCCAAGCTTATGGCAAATTTTAAGCTATATAATTTCTGTAACCTGTGCCATTATTATTTTTTACTCGTTTGAGTTCATACTGATGACCACAGCTATCTGGCTGGTGCGTGTAGAGAACTTATGGGTGCTGGGAGAAACGGTATCTATGGTGGTAAGGTGGCCTATCAATATCTTCGATGCTAAAATGCAATTCGTTTTCTTCTATATCATTCCTTTGGCATTTATAGCAACTGTTCCGGCTAAAGCTTTAATAGGGATGGGGTCGAATAGTCTTCCCTACCTCGCGCTTGGCATCGTTTGGGCATTAGGGTTCTTTACTGCCAGCCGTCTCTTTTGGAAATTTGCTCTAAAGTACTACTCCAGCGCAAGCAGTTAG
- a CDS encoding AI-2E family transporter, producing MSKRWPLILWVATVVAAFIFLYYVRATLFPFVASLLLALLLNPWVTMFQRRSGYNRSKAVLLVYLLFFLVTVTLVMWLWKPAFTQAEQLGASMPAAVVNVQKGVRNYLLAHPKWVVRYKVDTLVTQPPPGSGPEWRPYLRKESNEEAVDRLIDRYLGQVSVKIQQLGPTLVTGVLAGGIGLLSQLLNLILIPIITFFLLADLENFKRQAVLLIPKPWRNAIEGIFSDIGHVFYGYIRGLLIAAAMYAIISAVAYTLLGIPYSLVLGLTAGLLYFVPYVGPMVQLALIAVTAFFTPGPHHILFFITMANPLSFSITVVLIAMVVYFTYDQLVTPRVLGRAVGLHPVFAFFAIMSGATLFGIPGMLAAYPVAGSINVLLSRLLPVMQLGNGDDAESLQLPDEKKKHKKE from the coding sequence ATGTCTAAACGCTGGCCGCTGATTCTATGGGTGGCAACTGTTGTTGCCGCCTTTATTTTCTTATATTACGTGCGGGCAACTCTGTTCCCGTTCGTTGCTTCATTGCTCCTGGCGCTTCTGCTAAACCCATGGGTGACTATGTTTCAGCGGCGTTCCGGCTACAATCGCTCCAAAGCTGTTTTATTGGTTTATCTTCTGTTCTTCCTCGTTACCGTTACACTTGTAATGTGGTTATGGAAACCTGCTTTCACTCAAGCTGAACAACTTGGGGCATCGATGCCGGCTGCTGTTGTTAACGTTCAAAAGGGAGTCCGAAACTATCTTCTTGCCCATCCAAAATGGGTTGTTCGATATAAAGTAGACACTTTAGTCACTCAACCTCCTCCAGGCTCCGGACCTGAGTGGCGTCCCTATTTACGAAAAGAATCCAATGAAGAAGCTGTGGATCGATTAATCGATCGATACCTAGGTCAGGTAAGCGTTAAAATCCAGCAATTAGGGCCAACACTTGTGACCGGAGTATTAGCAGGGGGAATTGGGCTTCTATCTCAATTGCTCAACTTGATTCTTATCCCAATAATCACATTTTTTCTTCTTGCGGATTTAGAGAATTTTAAGCGTCAGGCGGTTTTGCTAATTCCCAAACCTTGGCGTAATGCCATCGAAGGTATCTTTTCTGACATTGGTCACGTCTTTTACGGCTATATCAGGGGTCTGTTGATTGCAGCCGCCATGTATGCGATTATTTCTGCAGTTGCATACACTTTGCTTGGAATTCCTTATTCGCTCGTACTTGGGCTTACTGCGGGTCTGCTCTATTTCGTCCCATACGTTGGTCCAATGGTTCAATTAGCGTTAATTGCTGTCACAGCATTTTTCACTCCGGGCCCGCACCATATTTTGTTCTTCATAACAATGGCAAATCCGCTCTCATTCAGCATTACCGTTGTGCTAATCGCGATGGTCGTCTACTTCACTTATGATCAATTGGTAACTCCACGAGTCCTAGGGAGAGCGGTTGGTCTGCATCCCGTATTCGCATTCTTTGCGATTATGTCAGGAGCTACCCTTTTCGGTATCCCCGGTATGCTTGCAGCTTATCCTGTCGCAGGAAGCATTAACGTCCTTCTCTCGCGGCTGCTTCCTGTCATGCAACTAGGAAATGGGGATGACGCTGAGAGTTTACAGTTGCCTGATGAGAAAAAGAAGCATAAGAAGGAATAA
- a CDS encoding YtxH domain-containing protein, producing MSHEDEERSTLLYMFAGIGLGALIGAAFGMLFAPKPGAELREDLGTTFEDLRGKFQELSSDVTQKVRQTVDKAKTNMQNGENEAQSTEVKATQSG from the coding sequence ATGTCACACGAAGACGAAGAACGCAGCACGTTACTGTACATGTTCGCAGGGATTGGACTTGGCGCATTAATTGGCGCCGCTTTCGGTATGCTCTTTGCACCCAAGCCGGGAGCAGAGTTGCGCGAGGACCTTGGAACAACATTTGAAGACCTGCGAGGCAAGTTCCAAGAACTCTCATCGGATGTAACCCAGAAAGTTCGCCAAACAGTCGATAAAGCAAAAACAAATATGCAAAATGGCGAAAACGAAGCCCAGTCAACTGAAGTGAAGGCAACACAATCCGGTTAA
- the mnmA gene encoding tRNA 2-thiouridine(34) synthase MnmA, with protein sequence MSKSKGTVLVAMSGGVDSSVAAALLKKRGYNVIGMMMKIWQDSEAESQHGGCCSLEAWGDVRRVARQIDIPCHIVDFREQFMESVVADFVSEYRKGRTPNPCVRCNQYLKFKDLMKKADELGCDYLATGHYARIRFNHRTNRWNLWQSLSDKKDQSYALSMLDQYQLSRAKFPIGELSSKDETRKLAAEMGLPVARKADSQEFCFAEQAGDYIQLIKNIAPEVFVEGPILDTSGKEIGRHEGIALYTVGQRRRIRLNRDGQPLYVISIDSINNAVIVGSNEELNRCEANVSSVCWGAIDNLKNPLEVQAKIRYNMHVSPATLLPTGDELRVTVKFKNPVRAISPGQTAVFYQGQSVVGGGIID encoded by the coding sequence ATGAGTAAATCTAAAGGGACAGTCTTGGTTGCTATGAGTGGGGGAGTGGACAGTTCTGTGGCCGCTGCCTTGCTAAAAAAGCGAGGTTATAACGTCATCGGGATGATGATGAAGATTTGGCAGGATTCTGAGGCCGAATCGCAACATGGCGGATGTTGTTCGTTAGAGGCATGGGGCGATGTTCGACGTGTCGCTCGTCAGATTGATATTCCTTGTCACATTGTTGACTTTAGAGAGCAGTTTATGGAGTCGGTCGTTGCAGACTTTGTTAGCGAGTATCGAAAAGGCAGAACCCCAAACCCATGCGTAAGGTGTAACCAATATCTTAAATTTAAAGATTTAATGAAGAAGGCAGATGAACTCGGGTGCGACTATCTCGCAACAGGACATTACGCACGAATTCGCTTCAATCATCGCACCAATCGCTGGAACTTATGGCAATCCCTTTCGGACAAGAAAGACCAGTCGTATGCGCTGAGTATGCTTGACCAGTATCAATTGTCAAGAGCGAAATTCCCAATCGGGGAATTAAGCAGTAAAGACGAGACACGCAAATTGGCTGCAGAAATGGGACTGCCTGTAGCGAGGAAAGCTGATAGCCAGGAATTTTGTTTTGCTGAACAAGCGGGCGACTATATTCAACTGATTAAGAACATTGCCCCTGAAGTTTTCGTCGAGGGGCCGATTTTGGATACGTCAGGGAAAGAGATAGGCCGCCATGAAGGCATCGCGCTTTATACAGTCGGCCAGCGCAGGCGAATTCGTCTTAACCGTGACGGACAGCCTCTTTACGTCATTTCAATCGATAGCATCAACAACGCGGTTATCGTCGGAAGTAATGAAGAATTGAACCGATGCGAGGCAAATGTATCGAGCGTTTGCTGGGGGGCTATCGACAACTTAAAAAATCCTCTTGAGGTTCAAGCAAAGATACGGTATAATATGCATGTGTCGCCTGCAACGCTTTTGCCCACAGGCGATGAGTTGCGAGTAACAGTTAAGTTTAAAAACCCTGTACGCGCGATTTCACCGGGCCAAACAGCGGTCTTTTATCAAGGACAATCTGTAGTTGGCGGCGGCATAATAGACTAA
- a CDS encoding glycosyltransferase family 4 protein, with product MAEKKRLKVLQVASSLLDIGGIEDQVTLLSKGLQDRGHEVHITCWPGTWLWEQAEANGIKAIPLRVRHQQDWLALGSYLRVLRKGKYDIVHVHFSPDFIIVGLAAKLLGIRDLLLTRHQCSSWRKFNRWLYDGLLYQKFIAVSEAVRQALISSGVSADKVVTVYNGVIPQMEPLKPAQLKEKLGLPEDLFLIGTMARLAQGKGHRCMIDIMPELDPRAVYIIGGSGPDEEALLEYVKNKNLSNRVKFLGWRKDKYSVFADLDILVHPCIWEEACCGAIIDAMSMGVPVVATASGGNAELVSDGVTGLIVPKNDSTALIKAISDLMSDPGRCKRMGEEAIKKQQSLFTTPAVAANVEKVYMNLLKIPEDVAEPV from the coding sequence ATGGCCGAGAAGAAAAGGCTGAAAGTGCTCCAGGTGGCTAGTTCCCTTCTCGATATCGGGGGGATTGAGGATCAAGTAACCCTGCTTTCTAAAGGATTACAAGACAGAGGACATGAAGTTCATATAACCTGTTGGCCTGGAACGTGGTTATGGGAACAAGCTGAGGCAAATGGGATAAAAGCTATACCCTTGCGTGTTAGGCACCAACAGGATTGGTTAGCCCTAGGTTCCTATCTTCGTGTTCTTCGTAAAGGTAAATATGATATTGTCCACGTTCATTTCTCCCCTGACTTTATCATCGTTGGTTTAGCAGCTAAACTCTTAGGAATACGTGATCTGCTCTTAACTCGTCATCAATGTTCTTCATGGCGAAAGTTTAATCGTTGGCTTTATGATGGGTTGCTATACCAAAAATTTATTGCTGTTTCTGAAGCTGTTCGACAAGCATTGATTTCAAGTGGTGTTTCAGCAGACAAAGTCGTGACCGTATATAATGGGGTTATTCCGCAAATGGAACCTCTTAAGCCTGCTCAGCTTAAAGAGAAATTAGGCCTACCTGAGGACTTATTCTTGATCGGAACAATGGCGCGTTTAGCTCAGGGAAAAGGGCATCGTTGTATGATCGATATCATGCCGGAACTAGACCCACGTGCGGTCTACATTATAGGTGGAAGCGGCCCTGATGAAGAAGCCTTATTGGAATACGTGAAGAATAAGAATCTGTCGAATCGTGTGAAGTTTCTCGGTTGGCGTAAGGATAAATATTCAGTCTTTGCGGATCTCGATATCTTAGTGCACCCATGCATTTGGGAAGAAGCCTGCTGTGGCGCAATTATCGATGCCATGTCAATGGGAGTGCCGGTCGTTGCAACTGCTTCAGGGGGAAACGCAGAATTAGTGAGTGATGGAGTTACCGGTCTTATTGTGCCTAAGAATGATTCGACTGCATTGATCAAAGCAATTAGCGATCTAATGTCCGATCCAGGCCGATGCAAACGGATGGGAGAAGAAGCCATAAAGAAGCAACAATCCCTATTTACGACCCCCGCAGTTGCTGCAAATGTCGAGAAGGTTTATATGAATTTGTTGAAAATCCCAGAAGATGTTGCTGAGCCGGTTTAA
- a CDS encoding heavy-metal-associated domain-containing protein → MITVTLTIPEISCDACANSIQRVLAKTGGVSEVDVNVNKKQVTLDYDESETNEQVIRDILTEAGFPPA, encoded by the coding sequence ATGATCACAGTTACTCTAACGATTCCTGAAATCAGTTGTGATGCCTGTGCCAATAGTATTCAAAGGGTGCTGGCGAAAACAGGCGGTGTCTCTGAAGTCGATGTCAATGTGAATAAAAAACAAGTAACGCTCGATTATGATGAAAGCGAAACTAATGAGCAGGTCATTAGAGATATCCTAACTGAAGCCGGCTTCCCCCCAGCTTAA
- a CDS encoding Maf family protein encodes MRIILASASPRRQELLKFLKAPFEIINADFDESSLARGRSVREFAIEAAKCKAEAVSKIVPDGVIIAADTVVFLGKTIFGKPKDAADAFKMLKTLSGKTHCVTTGLCVLLQENGRTAKRILDAPVTEVTFRELSDDIIDRYLETGEPFDKAGAYGVQGYGALLVAAVYGCYYNVVGLPLPRLVEHLNSIGMPLWANNRI; translated from the coding sequence ATGCGTATTATATTAGCTTCAGCCTCGCCGCGTCGGCAGGAATTACTTAAGTTCCTTAAGGCGCCGTTTGAAATTATTAACGCTGATTTTGATGAAAGCAGCCTGGCACGAGGTCGTTCGGTCCGTGAATTTGCGATCGAAGCTGCCAAGTGCAAGGCAGAAGCTGTTAGCAAAATTGTGCCTGATGGAGTGATTATTGCAGCGGATACGGTTGTATTCCTCGGTAAGACTATTTTTGGCAAACCAAAAGATGCGGCCGATGCTTTTAAGATGTTAAAAACTCTGTCAGGAAAGACCCACTGTGTCACGACGGGTTTATGTGTTCTTTTACAAGAAAATGGAAGGACGGCTAAGCGTATCCTCGATGCGCCTGTAACCGAAGTTACCTTCCGAGAATTATCCGACGATATCATTGACCGATATCTTGAGACGGGAGAGCCATTCGATAAAGCCGGAGCCTATGGAGTGCAAGGATATGGGGCGCTTCTTGTGGCTGCTGTTTATGGGTGTTATTATAACGTAGTTGGCCTACCCCTTCCAAGATTGGTTGAGCATTTGAATTCTATCGGTATGCCATTATGGGCAAACAACCGAATATAA
- a CDS encoding C4-type zinc ribbon domain-containing protein: MQEELSKLYDLQLIDSAILVIRKNLASLDTGKVQEAALNVARQIHETADMTLKTLKTDLHDSELELKSVEDKKKKFENLLYTGKISNPKELDNTEKEVEALGRQRGRLDDKILGLWDKIETATTDEAAAKKALASSQVDYDEHMRQYQAQKLALEHQWAKHNTERKAAAAKVDPTILSKYDIIRVKHGGYGISRIDADVCGICRTAVASFFLNRLKEGAKQIITCDNCKRILYFTE, from the coding sequence ATGCAAGAAGAACTCTCAAAACTGTACGATCTACAACTAATCGACTCGGCAATACTAGTAATTCGCAAAAATCTGGCGTCCCTCGATACAGGCAAAGTTCAAGAAGCAGCTCTGAACGTAGCGCGCCAAATCCATGAAACCGCCGATATGACCCTCAAAACACTTAAAACTGACCTGCACGACTCTGAATTAGAGCTAAAGTCAGTCGAAGATAAGAAGAAGAAGTTCGAAAATCTCCTCTATACAGGGAAAATATCGAACCCAAAAGAATTGGATAATACTGAAAAAGAAGTTGAAGCTCTCGGCCGCCAACGCGGGCGATTAGATGATAAGATTTTGGGATTGTGGGACAAGATCGAAACAGCTACAACTGATGAAGCTGCCGCCAAAAAAGCTTTGGCATCAAGCCAAGTTGATTATGATGAGCACATGAGGCAATATCAAGCTCAAAAATTAGCTTTGGAACATCAGTGGGCAAAGCACAATACTGAAAGAAAAGCCGCCGCCGCGAAAGTTGACCCGACGATCCTTTCTAAGTACGATATTATTCGAGTAAAGCACGGCGGATACGGTATCTCCAGAATCGATGCCGATGTATGCGGGATTTGCCGAACAGCTGTTGCCTCCTTTTTCTTAAACCGCTTAAAGGAAGGCGCCAAACAAATAATCACATGCGACAACTGCAAGAGAATTCTTTATTTCACGGAATAG
- a CDS encoding ribonuclease HI family protein, whose amino-acid sequence MVYTDGASKGNPGRSSIGVVITDDQGITLAEIGEDIGIATNNEAEYRALLRGLKEALNLQLTHVVWITDSELLALQWVGRYRVKAENLQPLYHEAKRLSQSFESFTVKHTLRDGNKRADALANQALKPKRPLY is encoded by the coding sequence TTGGTCTATACTGACGGCGCTTCCAAGGGGAATCCTGGACGTTCGAGTATTGGAGTTGTCATCACTGATGATCAAGGTATAACCCTTGCCGAAATCGGGGAAGATATCGGCATTGCTACCAACAATGAAGCTGAATATCGCGCCTTGCTTCGTGGGCTAAAAGAGGCCCTGAATTTACAATTAACTCATGTAGTTTGGATTACTGATAGCGAGCTGCTGGCCCTTCAATGGGTCGGACGCTACCGAGTAAAAGCAGAGAATCTTCAGCCTCTTTATCACGAAGCAAAACGGTTAAGTCAATCCTTCGAATCATTTACGGTCAAGCATACTCTTAGAGACGGAAATAAACGCGCAGACGCTCTCGCAAACCAGGCATTAAAACCCAAACGACCTCTGTATTAG
- a CDS encoding HisA/HisF-related TIM barrel protein has product MLRLSNEAELDFLVASGALAFDGRGWPWEWPYRWLGKLDPSEFSIVVKTLTLKPRKGNLRLFKPWGCVRLIPNGVVNAVGLTNPGIEWWVRTCYPRMAKLGYRTIVSVWPESAEEAQTMAEMLKPLNIVAVELNASCPNTGHEIEDVESVVKISEALRGSGHPLIVKLSYNQPYVAIAKALEGCAEAVHAINSVPWSTVFPDKQSPLAKLGGGGVSGKLIRPFVRDAVKNLVDQTSLPVIAGGGIFNLEDVTQLSQLGASAFSLGSLFLKEPSRPNQLVREWQQSQKEKQFPTKR; this is encoded by the coding sequence TTGCTGCGGTTGTCCAACGAGGCTGAACTTGATTTTCTTGTTGCTAGCGGCGCTCTGGCATTTGATGGGCGCGGCTGGCCATGGGAATGGCCTTACCGTTGGTTGGGAAAACTTGATCCATCTGAATTCTCTATCGTGGTCAAAACACTTACTCTTAAGCCCAGGAAAGGTAATCTTCGTTTGTTCAAGCCCTGGGGATGTGTGCGATTAATTCCAAATGGGGTCGTTAATGCTGTTGGGTTAACTAATCCCGGAATCGAGTGGTGGGTTCGAACTTGCTATCCGCGAATGGCAAAGCTTGGTTATAGAACCATTGTCTCCGTTTGGCCTGAAAGTGCGGAAGAAGCACAAACAATGGCTGAGATGCTCAAGCCGCTCAATATCGTTGCCGTTGAACTCAATGCCTCCTGCCCGAATACAGGCCATGAGATTGAGGATGTTGAAAGTGTCGTTAAGATATCAGAAGCTCTGCGTGGATCGGGACATCCATTAATTGTCAAGTTAAGCTACAACCAGCCCTATGTCGCGATAGCGAAGGCTTTGGAAGGCTGTGCCGAAGCAGTCCATGCTATCAATTCAGTTCCCTGGTCAACCGTATTTCCCGATAAGCAGTCTCCATTAGCTAAATTAGGCGGCGGAGGCGTTTCTGGAAAGCTAATTCGGCCGTTTGTTCGCGATGCTGTCAAGAACCTCGTGGATCAGACCTCACTTCCGGTTATCGCAGGTGGCGGTATCTTCAATCTAGAGGATGTCACCCAATTGTCTCAACTCGGAGCCTCCGCTTTTAGCCTTGGAAGCCTGTTTCTTAAAGAACCCTCACGGCCAAATCAACTCGTCCGTGAGTGGCAACAATCACAAAAAGAAAAGCAATTTCCAACGAAACGCTGA